In the genome of Paenibacillus sp. FSL R5-0766, one region contains:
- a CDS encoding response regulator transcription factor has product MTSRILVVEDDQEIRDLLRMSLVREGYEVTTAKDGEQGIELVNESLDLVILDIMMPGINGLEACIRIRERYNVPILFLTAKSGTLDKTEGLLAGGDDYLTKPFSEQELLARVIALLRRYTIYQDKKDYGETFLIGGRLKVSEQFNDVWKGSQKIELSDLEYGLLKLLMTRRNKIFSAQNIYESIWKEPYFYSSNNTVVVHIRKLRLKIEDDPAKPAYILTEWGRGYRFGHS; this is encoded by the coding sequence ATGACAAGCCGGATTTTAGTGGTTGAAGATGATCAGGAAATTCGTGATCTATTACGTATGTCTCTTGTCCGTGAAGGTTATGAAGTAACAACAGCTAAAGATGGAGAACAGGGAATTGAATTAGTAAATGAGTCATTGGATTTGGTAATTCTGGATATTATGATGCCTGGAATAAACGGACTGGAGGCTTGTATACGAATCAGAGAACGATACAATGTTCCTATTCTTTTTCTAACTGCTAAATCCGGAACTTTGGACAAAACGGAAGGTTTGCTTGCTGGTGGAGATGATTACTTAACTAAACCTTTTTCTGAACAGGAGCTTCTGGCAAGAGTTATTGCTTTGTTGCGTAGGTATACGATTTATCAAGATAAAAAGGATTATGGCGAAACATTTCTTATCGGAGGACGCTTAAAAGTAAGTGAACAATTTAACGATGTATGGAAAGGCAGTCAGAAGATTGAGCTTTCCGATCTGGAGTACGGTCTACTCAAACTGTTGATGACCAGAAGAAATAAAATTTTCTCTGCCCAAAATATTTATGAGAGTATTTGGAAGGAACCTTATTTCTACAGTTCAAATAATACGGTAGTAGTACACATCCGAAAATTACGATTGAAAATCGAAGACGATCCAGCAAAACCTGCGTATATCTTAACAGAATGGGGAAGAGGTTACCGTTTTGGCCACTCATAA
- a CDS encoding HAMP domain-containing sensor histidine kinase, whose protein sequence is MATHKLTISKKLTILIIIALTISVLCFVLLQSISNRVMDHYFTSDERLKSESQVYVQKFSEYVSANDLSTTDRIAFSDWIKSQKSNLFLYVFQDQVLQYDSLYHADDEGAYGSQPETDYDRRNSYPVQFKDGTGNVSIYGFYFSHYYNVAYMLEILLSAMLFITIVLFGIRRGIKYLRTINNEIHILEGGSLDYSITVRGYDELAMIAESIEELRKAFLGRLERIDNLQNESRNLATEMSHDMRTPLTSLIMYLEFARNTPEDLCVETRSQIESAYQKALQLKNRTDDLFSYFLLDKEREADLVTLSVRESIHDVLSDITTVLRAEGFQVLVNGSPTDVMITIDMENIGRVFDNFLSNILKYADREQKINLFTYIEDNHFVICVENKLKINNESVESYKLGEKIIEKIMHRMLGQFSSSEDQENYKIILKFKISRAFK, encoded by the coding sequence TTGGCCACTCATAAACTTACTATATCTAAAAAGTTGACAATTTTAATAATTATTGCTCTCACCATAAGTGTTCTTTGTTTTGTACTTTTGCAGTCCATAAGCAATCGGGTTATGGATCATTATTTTACTTCTGATGAGCGTTTAAAGTCCGAATCTCAAGTTTACGTCCAAAAATTTTCAGAATATGTTTCAGCAAACGATCTGTCAACGACAGATCGTATTGCATTTTCAGACTGGATTAAGAGTCAGAAGAGTAATTTATTTTTATACGTATTTCAGGACCAGGTGCTTCAATATGATTCCTTGTACCATGCTGATGACGAAGGAGCATATGGAAGTCAGCCTGAAACTGATTATGATCGACGGAACTCTTACCCAGTACAATTTAAGGATGGGACAGGTAACGTTTCAATCTATGGATTTTATTTTTCCCACTACTATAATGTGGCCTACATGCTTGAAATATTGCTGTCCGCAATGTTATTTATAACCATTGTTTTATTTGGAATACGTAGAGGGATCAAATATTTGCGCACAATTAATAATGAAATTCATATCCTTGAAGGCGGCTCATTAGACTACTCTATAACGGTACGAGGGTATGATGAATTGGCGATGATTGCGGAAAGTATAGAGGAACTACGTAAAGCATTTTTAGGCAGGTTAGAAAGGATAGACAATTTGCAAAATGAGAGTAGAAATCTTGCAACCGAAATGTCTCACGATATGCGTACGCCACTGACATCTCTCATCATGTATTTAGAGTTTGCCCGTAATACACCAGAAGATTTATGTGTAGAAACAAGGTCTCAAATCGAGAGTGCGTATCAAAAGGCTCTCCAACTTAAGAATCGTACAGACGATCTGTTTTCATATTTTTTATTAGATAAAGAGAGGGAGGCAGACTTAGTAACCCTTTCCGTTCGGGAATCAATTCATGATGTATTGTCAGATATTACAACTGTACTCAGAGCGGAAGGATTTCAGGTGCTTGTAAATGGTTCCCCTACGGATGTCATGATTACTATAGATATGGAAAATATCGGGCGTGTATTTGATAATTTTCTGTCGAACATACTGAAATATGCAGATCGAGAGCAGAAAATTAATTTATTTACTTATATAGAAGATAATCATTTTGTGATTTGTGTAGAAAACAAATTAAAAATAAATAATGAATCTGTAGAAAGTTATAAATTGGGTGAAAAAATCATAGAAAAAATTATGCATCGGATGCTAGGACAATTCTCTTCATCTGAAGATCAAGAGAATTACAAAATTATCCTGAAATTTAAAATAAGTCGAGCTTTTAAATAG
- a CDS encoding YolD-like family protein: protein MHVTCFRRSITLTVFNSFDDEVMRGVVTSIEKTNRRIKLVRGDEDYSWIKLEEIISAGN, encoded by the coding sequence TTGCATGTAACGTGTTTTCGTAGATCTATCACGTTGACTGTATTCAATTCGTTCGACGATGAAGTTATGCGCGGGGTTGTTACATCGATTGAAAAAACCAACAGGAGAATTAAGCTTGTAAGAGGTGATGAGGATTACAGTTGGATCAAATTAGAAGAAATTATTTCAGCCGGGAACTAA
- a CDS encoding fibronectin type III domain-containing protein, with the protein MKTTLFKKVGLLIGALIFAISFAPNSGVHAAVDYSGGLMDKMLMTLSDTESKGSKSTYALTDNNETTSAIIEKWNTPSTAVDHAVGIFNGTVTANAIRVKADFDVSIGLFDSTGKAILPTYWYTVKANQADGRLIYLPTTYKGIAKVNLFNYSNTRTVSVSEFQLYNMTPPANPLDLAASADESSIGLTWNEVTTATSYTIKRSTTANGPYTTLATGVTKANYTDLDVTPGTTYYYVVTGVNPVGESIDSNEASAIIESNGQVDPEPEQPTTPEPEEPTTPEQPEEPSTNRAIFVVTMTTGLEKEFDLSMKEVNDFIDWYEAKQAGSGKASYAIDKHDNNKGPFKSRKDYILFDRVLTFEVSEY; encoded by the coding sequence GTGAAAACAACATTGTTTAAGAAAGTCGGATTATTGATTGGAGCATTAATTTTTGCTATCAGTTTCGCACCTAATTCAGGGGTACATGCTGCGGTAGATTATAGCGGAGGGCTCATGGATAAGATGTTAATGACACTCAGCGATACTGAAAGCAAGGGAAGTAAATCTACATATGCATTAACAGATAATAATGAAACTACAAGCGCGATTATAGAAAAATGGAACACTCCATCTACAGCGGTTGATCATGCAGTTGGAATCTTTAATGGAACAGTTACAGCGAATGCTATCCGTGTAAAAGCAGATTTTGATGTTTCAATTGGATTATTCGATTCCACTGGAAAGGCAATTTTACCGACGTATTGGTACACAGTAAAAGCAAATCAGGCTGATGGAAGATTAATTTATCTTCCTACAACGTACAAAGGAATAGCAAAAGTTAACTTGTTTAATTATTCCAATACACGGACAGTCAGTGTATCCGAGTTTCAGCTGTATAATATGACACCTCCAGCTAATCCATTAGATCTCGCAGCATCTGCAGATGAATCATCCATTGGATTGACCTGGAATGAAGTAACGACAGCAACCAGTTACACGATTAAAAGATCCACTACGGCAAATGGGCCATATACAACATTGGCAACTGGAGTAACTAAGGCCAATTATACAGATTTAGATGTAACTCCAGGTACCACCTATTATTACGTAGTGACGGGTGTTAATCCTGTTGGAGAAAGTATTGACTCAAATGAAGCCTCGGCAATTATTGAGAGCAACGGTCAGGTTGATCCTGAACCAGAGCAACCAACCACACCAGAACCAGAAGAACCTACAACTCCGGAACAACCAGAGGAACCTTCCACTAACCGTGCCATCTTCGTCGTTACCATGACAACGGGCTTAGAGAAAGAATTCGACCTAAGCATGAAAGAAGTAAATGATTTCATCGACTGGTATGAAGCCAAGCAAGCTGGAAGTGGCAAGGCATCGTATGCGATAGATAAACACGACAATAACAAAGGACCTTTTAAAAGTCGGAAGGATTATATCCTGTTTGATCGGGTGCTGACGTTTGAGGTAAGTGAATACTAG
- a CDS encoding putative PEP-binding protein produces MTKRVILLEEGTAEMKGLMGSKGADLAELIHAGWSVPAGFVVTTECCREFCTRLGHLSGEGEEEIINAIRHLEQQTGKFFGHSENPLLLAVRTDQDRVSATVTQSLLNVGLNDVTVEGLARQTGDRLYALQCYLDYLKEYGQLVYAIPSESFTEISSHVKGRDETELELSITKFKYLIEGEGRNPFPQDVQIQFKEAVRAVYHSQRIIASRSQDEIVRKPYYISSEQNAPVLIQTMMHGTCGESSGTGTIYTCNPLTGERGITGQYVITGTFHQTDQGLERLRDDEPELYTSLLEIGDQLETRNGEVQEITFVIESGALYVLQTQPARLSSTATLRSTVYFVHEGLITKEDALLRIEPGHITELLKQYYTDSNSEASNGHLSIQIQPLTNDECPAYNNSDSLLSSDLELLFNWADEVKELKVLVNVDHPQDALTARLLGAEGLGLCRTENMLLSPARFPFVQKMILADSESERRRGLERLLPMQQSDFEQIFEAMDGYPVTIRLLDLPLHELLPDLGVLEKRREWLQAEEWQEQKDHQIELEELERVIRRVCELYEHNPTLGQQACRLSTVFPEIVDMQLEAIFRAAVKGIRQGWWVRPEIMIPQIGHVHELQEMRDLVDHVADQVLGEEKRHCLYRVGAMIEAPRAALTATHIARQADFFSFGTDELTEMTFGYSRHEAEKRLLLLQRDTDSRSVTNNPFHVLDIEGVGQLIEMAVVQGRIRKPHLKTGICGENVIDLESITFCHRIGLDYVSCLPEQIPYARIAAAQVAIKGQREGADTQNTDISTIA; encoded by the coding sequence ATGACAAAACGGGTAATTCTGTTGGAAGAAGGTACGGCAGAGATGAAAGGGCTAATGGGCAGTAAAGGGGCTGATCTTGCAGAGCTAATCCATGCAGGGTGGTCTGTCCCGGCCGGATTTGTGGTCACAACGGAATGCTGTCGCGAGTTCTGTACCCGTCTTGGACATCTTTCCGGTGAAGGAGAGGAAGAGATTATTAATGCGATCCGGCATCTGGAACAGCAAACCGGGAAGTTCTTCGGACATTCGGAGAACCCGCTACTACTCGCGGTACGTACGGACCAGGATCGAGTCTCAGCAACTGTGACACAATCACTGCTCAATGTTGGTCTGAATGATGTTACTGTGGAAGGACTCGCACGTCAAACCGGTGATCGGTTGTATGCACTCCAATGTTATCTGGATTACTTAAAGGAATATGGACAGCTGGTATATGCAATTCCGTCTGAATCTTTCACAGAAATATCGAGTCATGTCAAAGGTCGGGATGAAACGGAACTTGAATTAAGCATTACCAAGTTTAAATATTTAATTGAAGGGGAGGGGCGTAACCCTTTTCCTCAAGATGTTCAAATTCAATTCAAAGAAGCAGTACGTGCGGTATATCATTCACAGCGTATTATAGCATCCAGATCTCAGGACGAGATCGTGCGTAAACCATATTACATCTCTTCGGAGCAAAACGCTCCTGTTCTTATACAGACGATGATGCATGGAACATGCGGAGAATCAAGCGGGACCGGAACAATATATACATGTAATCCACTTACGGGAGAGAGGGGAATTACTGGACAATACGTCATAACCGGGACCTTCCATCAAACGGATCAAGGTCTAGAGCGGTTAAGAGATGACGAACCTGAGCTGTACACAAGTTTGCTGGAGATTGGAGACCAGTTGGAGACGCGTAATGGAGAAGTACAGGAAATCACCTTTGTGATTGAATCTGGCGCGTTGTATGTTTTGCAGACCCAGCCCGCACGATTATCCTCCACAGCCACACTGAGGAGTACTGTATATTTTGTGCATGAAGGACTCATCACCAAAGAGGATGCACTGTTACGCATCGAACCTGGGCATATCACGGAATTGTTGAAGCAATACTACACAGATTCTAACAGCGAAGCGAGCAACGGACATTTGTCCATACAGATCCAGCCATTAACTAATGATGAATGTCCAGCTTATAACAACTCAGATTCACTTTTATCATCAGATCTGGAATTACTGTTCAATTGGGCTGATGAAGTGAAAGAGTTGAAGGTACTGGTCAATGTAGATCATCCACAGGATGCCCTGACAGCACGGCTACTGGGGGCAGAGGGGCTAGGTCTGTGCAGGACGGAGAACATGCTGTTATCACCTGCGCGGTTCCCATTTGTACAAAAAATGATCCTGGCAGACAGCGAATCCGAACGCAGGCGTGGTTTGGAGCGTCTGTTGCCGATGCAACAGTCTGATTTTGAACAGATATTCGAAGCGATGGATGGATACCCGGTAACGATACGTTTGCTCGATTTGCCGTTGCATGAACTGTTACCGGATCTGGGAGTGTTGGAGAAACGACGTGAGTGGTTACAAGCAGAGGAGTGGCAGGAGCAAAAAGACCATCAGATTGAACTGGAGGAACTGGAGCGTGTAATTCGCAGAGTCTGTGAATTGTATGAACATAATCCGACATTGGGGCAACAGGCTTGTCGTCTGAGTACGGTGTTCCCGGAAATCGTTGATATGCAGCTGGAAGCGATATTCCGCGCAGCGGTGAAAGGGATCCGGCAAGGCTGGTGGGTACGTCCCGAGATTATGATCCCGCAGATCGGTCATGTGCATGAACTTCAGGAGATGAGAGATCTGGTGGATCATGTGGCTGACCAAGTGCTTGGTGAGGAGAAGCGGCATTGTCTCTATAGAGTGGGGGCGATGATCGAAGCTCCGAGAGCGGCGCTGACGGCGACTCATATTGCTCGCCAGGCTGACTTTTTCTCGTTTGGCACGGATGAGCTGACAGAGATGACATTTGGATATAGTCGCCATGAAGCGGAGAAGCGGCTCCTTCTCCTTCAACGTGATACGGACTCACGTTCAGTAACGAATAATCCATTTCATGTGCTGGACATTGAGGGAGTCGGACAACTGATCGAGATGGCGGTAGTCCAAGGTCGAATTCGAAAACCTCATCTGAAGACAGGGATCTGTGGAGAAAATGTTATAGATCTGGAGTCGATTACGTTCTGCCACCGCATTGGTCTGGATTACGTAAGCTGTTTGCCTGAACAGATCCCTTATGCACGAATTGCTGCTGCACAAGTAGCCATTAAAGGACAGAGAGAGGGAGCGGACACGCAGAACACGGATATATCCACAATTGCGTAA
- a CDS encoding LTA synthase family protein, whose protein sequence is MYNSKNERTPSRTLFAVLFILMLLKLSLLRYFFFQGLSGIGLLTDALGALTVVCLLDLIVPKGWKRAVYGGFNVLFSLVLFAATLYNVHFSSVPTYTALSELGQVAQVRGSIGPLVRPEHFLFFADIVLALPVWLIMRRRAGGRNYSSYRDSGLTFGRIRRRYWGKLGVALTAAFCIVLSGSFIVKGETIDNELVRAENLGFLNYQVSSAILTSKENEAIANGNINETIVKINELVSQYPYQDKPSEGTAVKAKYFGQAKGSNLIVLQLESFQNFPINASLDGQELTPVLNDLAKESYYFSHFFQQIGQGNTSDAEFMSNTSIYPTGVVPMSAGYSDRELPSLPKLLGKEGYESETYHVNDVTFWNRNKMYPALGFTRYFDKPSFENDRFNDFGPSDEELYRVGVEKMTAHQAANQPFYAQFITASSHSPFTVPADRARITIPAAITNKLLHDYLQAINYTDYAVGQLINELKANGLWDNTTLVLYGDHFGLPADEEITQQIQANLGVPYDGKVSRFNIPLMIHTPKQTKGQVIEQPGGQLDMLPTIMNLMGVSLQDEKFTAFGHDLLNMDHNAFGIRYYLPTGSFVNDDIMFIPGAGFDDGTAYSLKTYEQVTDLEPYRSDYEHVLSLMKLSDEYVKLLPKRAP, encoded by the coding sequence ATGTATAATTCCAAAAATGAACGAACTCCATCACGGACCTTATTCGCCGTGTTATTCATTCTTATGCTGTTGAAGCTGTCACTGCTGCGGTATTTCTTTTTCCAGGGTCTGTCCGGCATCGGTCTGTTAACTGACGCATTAGGCGCACTAACTGTGGTATGCCTGCTGGATCTGATTGTGCCCAAAGGCTGGAAGCGAGCAGTATACGGAGGGTTCAATGTTCTGTTTTCTCTGGTGCTGTTCGCGGCTACGCTGTATAACGTTCATTTCAGTTCGGTACCCACCTATACCGCGCTAAGTGAGCTGGGGCAAGTTGCCCAAGTACGGGGAAGTATCGGACCACTGGTACGACCGGAGCACTTTCTGTTTTTTGCAGACATCGTACTGGCATTGCCAGTATGGTTGATTATGCGCAGACGTGCTGGCGGGCGTAACTACAGCAGTTATCGCGATAGCGGTTTGACGTTTGGCAGAATTCGCAGACGTTACTGGGGCAAACTCGGCGTTGCGCTTACCGCTGCATTCTGCATCGTGCTGTCTGGCAGTTTTATTGTCAAAGGTGAAACAATTGATAATGAGCTGGTTCGGGCCGAGAATCTCGGTTTCCTGAACTATCAGGTATCGTCTGCCATTCTGACGAGCAAAGAGAATGAGGCCATTGCGAATGGTAACATTAACGAAACGATCGTCAAGATCAATGAGCTGGTTAGCCAGTATCCGTATCAGGATAAACCAAGTGAAGGTACAGCCGTGAAAGCCAAATATTTTGGTCAGGCCAAAGGTAGTAACCTGATTGTACTGCAACTGGAGTCCTTTCAGAATTTCCCGATTAATGCTTCATTGGACGGTCAGGAGTTAACACCGGTACTGAATGATCTGGCCAAAGAAAGTTATTATTTCTCTCATTTCTTCCAACAGATCGGACAGGGAAACACATCAGACGCGGAGTTCATGTCGAACACGTCTATCTATCCAACCGGCGTTGTTCCCATGTCAGCAGGGTACAGTGACCGCGAACTGCCGAGTCTTCCCAAGTTATTAGGAAAAGAGGGATATGAGTCCGAGACGTACCACGTCAATGACGTCACCTTCTGGAACCGGAACAAGATGTATCCGGCACTCGGATTCACTCGTTACTTCGACAAGCCCAGCTTCGAGAACGACAGATTCAATGATTTTGGACCATCGGATGAAGAGTTGTATCGTGTAGGTGTGGAAAAAATGACTGCGCATCAGGCTGCGAATCAGCCGTTCTATGCTCAGTTCATAACGGCATCGAGCCACTCGCCGTTTACGGTTCCAGCTGATCGTGCACGAATTACAATTCCCGCGGCGATCACGAACAAACTGCTTCACGATTATCTGCAAGCGATCAACTATACGGACTACGCGGTCGGTCAGCTCATTAATGAGTTGAAGGCGAACGGTTTGTGGGATAACACAACGTTGGTGCTCTACGGAGACCACTTCGGTCTGCCTGCTGATGAAGAGATTACACAGCAGATTCAGGCCAATCTGGGCGTCCCTTATGACGGTAAAGTAAGTCGATTCAACATTCCGTTAATGATTCATACGCCGAAACAGACCAAAGGACAAGTGATTGAGCAGCCAGGCGGTCAGTTGGATATGTTGCCAACGATCATGAACCTGATGGGTGTTTCCCTTCAAGATGAGAAGTTCACTGCCTTCGGACATGATCTGCTCAACATGGACCACAATGCCTTCGGTATCCGGTATTACTTGCCGACGGGTTCATTTGTCAACGATGATATTATGTTTATCCCGGGTGCGGGCTTTGACGATGGAACAGCCTATTCGCTGAAGACATACGAGCAGGTAACGGATTTGGAACCGTATCGTTCCGATTATGAACATGTGCTCAGCTTGATGAAACTGTCTGACGAGTATGTGAAGTTGTTACCAAAACGTGCACCATAA
- a CDS encoding LLM class flavin-dependent oxidoreductase yields the protein MKLSVLEHGHINEGRNVQDTLQETVKLAQHADQLGYSRFWMSEHHGSGALSFSSPEVMIAHVAAHTDRIRVGSGGVMLPHYSAYKVAENFRLLEALHPGRIDLGIGRAPGGMPIASRALNEGKSSNVQFFPQQIADLGGYFHEQLPEDHRFASLVAGPSVPTVPEVWLLGSSSEGARIAAAQGTSYAFAQFFGTPGGEEAMKHYRRHFKPSILNDKPHSMIAVSAFCAETEEEAAELARSNELFFLRLGRGLEQSSFPSLDTVNNYPFTAMEMEQIRQRRSFSIVGTPDQVKDKITAMAERHEADEVIIASAVHSFEARLRSFGLIAEAFGLKQD from the coding sequence ATGAAACTGAGTGTACTTGAACATGGACATATCAACGAAGGACGAAATGTACAGGATACGTTGCAGGAAACGGTCAAACTCGCACAACATGCGGATCAATTGGGGTACTCCCGTTTCTGGATGTCGGAGCATCACGGTAGTGGTGCGCTGTCTTTCTCCAGTCCTGAAGTTATGATTGCACATGTGGCTGCCCATACGGATCGAATTCGCGTAGGTTCCGGTGGCGTTATGCTACCTCATTATAGTGCTTATAAGGTTGCAGAGAATTTCCGTCTGCTGGAAGCTTTGCATCCGGGGCGGATAGACCTTGGGATTGGCAGAGCACCAGGCGGCATGCCGATTGCCAGCAGAGCTCTGAATGAGGGGAAATCATCGAATGTACAATTCTTTCCACAGCAGATCGCGGATCTGGGCGGATATTTCCACGAGCAGTTGCCCGAGGATCATCGGTTTGCATCTCTGGTAGCCGGACCATCGGTTCCCACGGTACCAGAAGTATGGTTGCTGGGTTCCAGCTCTGAAGGTGCAAGAATTGCTGCAGCGCAAGGGACGTCGTATGCGTTTGCCCAATTCTTCGGAACACCAGGCGGCGAAGAAGCGATGAAACATTACCGCAGACATTTCAAGCCGTCCATCTTGAATGACAAACCACATTCAATGATTGCTGTCTCGGCATTCTGCGCGGAGACAGAGGAGGAAGCTGCTGAACTTGCGCGGAGCAATGAACTTTTCTTCTTACGCCTTGGACGAGGTCTTGAACAAAGTTCATTCCCATCTCTGGATACGGTTAACAACTATCCATTCACAGCGATGGAGATGGAACAGATCCGCCAGCGCCGTTCTTTTTCCATCGTGGGTACACCGGATCAGGTGAAAGACAAAATTACCGCAATGGCAGAACGCCATGAAGCAGATGAAGTCATTATTGCATCAGCGGTCCATTCGTTTGAAGCACGTCTGCGCTCATTCGGCTTGATTGCAGAAGCTTTTGGACTCAAGCAGGACTAA
- a CDS encoding metallophosphoesterase family protein: MRRCVISDIHGCYDEFNALLKLADYNPQQDELILLGDYVDRGPSSKQVIEQIMQLQQRHHIMVIKGNHDAMMVKALTQDVEQYDQHWIRNGGLQTMASYLDLELTFDEQQIDWEAYAEAKKWIRTHYEHHLRFLEQLPLVYEIPGYIFVHAGINPDIEDWRSQSERDFIWIRESFYSRPTTIRETVVFGHTPVKHLHDETGIWFDPSGDKIGIDGGCAYGAQLNLLEISEDGSLQTFFVRQGQSAEEPEI; encoded by the coding sequence ATGCGCAGATGTGTCATTAGTGATATTCATGGCTGTTACGATGAATTTAATGCACTGCTTAAGCTTGCAGATTATAATCCGCAGCAGGATGAATTAATTTTACTCGGTGATTATGTGGATCGTGGTCCAAGCAGCAAACAGGTCATTGAACAGATTATGCAGCTTCAGCAACGGCACCATATTATGGTGATCAAAGGCAATCACGATGCCATGATGGTCAAGGCGCTTACCCAGGATGTTGAGCAATATGATCAACACTGGATTCGTAATGGCGGATTACAAACGATGGCAAGTTATCTGGACCTGGAGCTTACTTTTGATGAGCAACAGATAGATTGGGAAGCTTATGCTGAAGCTAAAAAGTGGATACGTACACACTATGAACACCATCTACGCTTTCTGGAACAGCTTCCGCTGGTGTACGAAATTCCGGGTTATATTTTTGTGCATGCCGGGATCAACCCGGATATCGAGGATTGGAGAAGCCAGTCCGAGCGGGACTTCATCTGGATTCGTGAATCATTTTATTCCAGACCAACGACGATTAGAGAGACGGTCGTATTTGGACACACCCCCGTGAAGCATTTGCATGATGAGACAGGCATTTGGTTTGACCCGAGCGGAGACAAAATTGGCATTGATGGTGGTTGTGCCTACGGAGCACAATTGAACCTGCTGGAGATTAGCGAGGACGGCAGTCTACAGACCTTTTTTGTACGGCAAGGGCAGAGCGCGGAAGAGCCTGAGATTTAA
- a CDS encoding manganese-dependent inorganic pyrophosphatase — MEKALIFGHKNPDTDTICSAIAYADLKTKLGQDVEAVRLGEVNGETQFALDQFKIAAPRLIKTAANEVNKVILVDHNERQQSVSDIEEVTVVEVIDHHRIANFETSGPLYFRAEPVGCTATILNKMYKENGIEVSAPIAGLMLSAIISDSLLFKSPTCTEQDVAAARELAAIAGVDADTYGLDMLKAGADLSQKTIAELISLDAKEFVMGQSKVEIAQVNAVDVNDVLVKQPELEAAIEAIISSKGLDLFVFVVTDILNNDSVALAYGTSTKAVEKAYNVTLSDSRAILKGVVSRKSQIVPVLTEAFNTL, encoded by the coding sequence ATGGAAAAAGCGTTAATCTTCGGTCACAAAAATCCCGACACGGATACGATCTGTTCGGCAATTGCCTATGCGGATCTCAAAACAAAATTGGGTCAGGACGTTGAAGCTGTTCGTCTCGGCGAAGTCAATGGTGAAACCCAGTTTGCACTGGATCAATTCAAAATTGCAGCACCACGTCTGATTAAAACAGCTGCAAATGAAGTGAACAAGGTTATTCTGGTTGACCACAACGAGCGTCAGCAAAGTGTAAGCGATATTGAGGAAGTGACTGTTGTTGAAGTTATCGACCATCACCGTATTGCTAACTTTGAGACAAGCGGACCTCTGTATTTCCGTGCAGAGCCTGTAGGTTGTACCGCAACCATTTTGAATAAAATGTACAAAGAAAATGGCATCGAAGTGAGTGCACCGATTGCTGGCCTGATGTTGTCTGCAATTATCTCCGACTCCCTGTTGTTCAAATCCCCGACTTGCACAGAGCAGGACGTAGCCGCTGCACGTGAACTGGCTGCCATTGCTGGTGTAGATGCAGACACTTATGGTCTGGACATGCTGAAAGCCGGCGCGGATCTGAGCCAAAAAACAATTGCTGAACTGATTTCCCTGGATGCCAAAGAATTTGTAATGGGTCAATCCAAAGTGGAAATTGCACAGGTTAATGCCGTTGACGTGAATGATGTTCTCGTGAAGCAACCTGAGCTTGAAGCAGCTATTGAAGCGATCATTTCCAGCAAAGGTCTCGATCTGTTTGTATTTGTCGTAACAGACATTCTGAACAACGATTCCGTAGCTCTGGCATATGGTACATCCACTAAAGCAGTGGAGAAAGCCTACAACGTGACGCTGTCTGATAGCAGAGCTATCTTGAAAGGCGTAGTATCACGCAAATCACAAATTGTACCGGTCCTGACGGAAGCATTCAACACGCTGTAA